The following are from one region of the Vibrio hyugaensis genome:
- a CDS encoding U32 family peptidase, with amino-acid sequence MKYALGPLLYFWPKQDIEAFYEQAKSSSADIIYLGETVCSKRREIKPAHWFDIAKELSTSGKQVVLSTMALLEAPSEVNIMKKYIDNGDFAIEANDVSAVQLASEHKVPFVVGPAVNTYNAHTLNLFLKQGMTRWCMPVELSREWLSNTLVQCDELGIRNKFEVEVFSHGYLPLAYSARCFTARAENKAKDDCETCCIKYPTGIQVSSQEGQEVFNLNGIQTQSGYCYNLVNDLPSMGGLVDVVRLSPLGISTFSELDQFRSNEKGTNPGKIQDRQCNGYWHQLAGLEVKNI; translated from the coding sequence ATGAAATACGCACTTGGTCCGCTGTTGTACTTCTGGCCAAAGCAAGATATTGAAGCGTTTTATGAGCAGGCAAAATCAAGTTCTGCGGACATCATCTACCTAGGTGAAACCGTGTGTTCAAAACGTCGAGAGATAAAACCTGCGCACTGGTTTGATATCGCGAAAGAACTGTCTACATCTGGTAAACAAGTGGTGCTTTCAACGATGGCACTATTAGAAGCGCCAAGTGAAGTCAACATCATGAAGAAATACATCGACAATGGTGACTTCGCGATTGAAGCTAACGACGTATCTGCAGTTCAATTAGCTTCTGAACACAAAGTGCCTTTCGTAGTAGGCCCAGCGGTTAATACATACAACGCCCACACGCTTAACTTGTTCCTAAAACAAGGCATGACCCGCTGGTGTATGCCAGTAGAGCTATCGCGTGAGTGGCTCAGCAACACGCTGGTTCAATGTGACGAGCTGGGTATTCGCAATAAGTTTGAAGTGGAAGTTTTCAGCCATGGTTACCTGCCACTGGCTTACTCGGCACGCTGCTTTACCGCTCGTGCAGAAAACAAAGCCAAAGACGACTGCGAAACTTGCTGTATTAAGTACCCAACAGGTATCCAAGTCAGCAGCCAAGAAGGTCAAGAAGTCTTCAACCTAAATGGCATTCAGACTCAATCGGGTTACTGCTACAACTTGGTCAATGATCTCCCGAGTATGGGAGGTTTGGTTGATGTGGTTCGTCTAAGCCCACTCGGTATCAGTACCTTCTCTGAACTAGACCAATTCCGTTCAAACGAGAAAGGCACTAATCCAGGCAAGATCCAAGACCGCCAATGTAACGGTTACTGGCATCAGCTTGCTGGCTTAGAAGTGAAGAACATCTAA
- the ubiU gene encoding ubiquinone anaerobic biosynthesis protein UbiU, with protein sequence MELLCPAGNLPALKTAIDCGADAVYIGFKDDTNARHFAGLNFNGKKLEKAVQYVHDRNKKIHVALNTFAHPNGFDRWTNAVDNAAALGVDALIVADIAVLEYAARKYPELELHLSVQASATNVAAVDFYKQNFNVKRVVLPRVLSIHQVKQLSRNITSDVELEVFAFGSLCIMSEGRCYLSSYMTGESPNTVGACSPAKYVRWQETENGLESRLNDILIDRYSAGENAGYPTLCKGRFDAEIEGEKKRYHALEEPTSLNTLSMIPELFAANVASVKIEGRQRSPAYVEQVTRTWRAAIDRYQANPEAYQVEAAWDAALANVSEGTQTTLGAYHRKWQ encoded by the coding sequence ATGGAACTCTTGTGTCCTGCGGGTAACTTGCCTGCGCTAAAAACCGCGATTGATTGCGGTGCAGACGCCGTCTATATCGGCTTTAAAGACGATACCAACGCTCGTCACTTTGCTGGTCTTAACTTTAACGGCAAGAAGCTAGAAAAAGCGGTGCAATACGTTCATGACCGCAACAAAAAGATCCACGTTGCGCTCAACACCTTTGCCCATCCAAATGGCTTTGATCGCTGGACAAATGCCGTCGATAACGCAGCGGCTCTTGGTGTTGATGCTTTGATTGTCGCTGACATTGCGGTTCTGGAATACGCTGCTCGCAAATACCCTGAACTAGAATTGCACTTATCTGTGCAAGCCTCAGCGACAAACGTTGCGGCTGTTGATTTCTACAAACAAAACTTCAACGTAAAGCGCGTTGTACTGCCTCGCGTATTGTCTATACATCAGGTGAAACAGCTTTCTCGCAACATCACCAGCGATGTCGAGCTGGAAGTCTTTGCTTTTGGTAGTTTGTGCATCATGTCAGAAGGTCGTTGTTACTTGTCGTCTTACATGACCGGCGAGTCACCAAACACCGTGGGTGCGTGTTCTCCAGCGAAATACGTTCGCTGGCAAGAAACAGAAAACGGTCTGGAATCTCGTCTTAACGACATCCTGATCGATCGCTACAGCGCCGGTGAAAACGCGGGCTACCCAACCTTGTGTAAAGGTCGTTTCGACGCTGAAATTGAAGGCGAGAAGAAACGCTACCACGCACTGGAAGAGCCAACCAGTTTAAACACCCTTTCTATGATACCTGAGCTGTTTGCGGCAAATGTGGCTTCAGTAAAAATTGAAGGCCGCCAACGTAGCCCTGCGTACGTAGAGCAAGTAACGCGCACATGGCGTGCAGCGATTGATCGTTACCAAGCAAACCCAGAGGCTTACCAAGTAGAAGCGGCTTGGGATGCAGCGTTGGCAAATGTATCGGAAGGTACGCAAACCACACTTGGTGCTTACCACCGTAAATGGCAGTAG
- a CDS encoding sensor domain-containing protein, whose translation MPSQQLQHWFATLTSNSPFFFAILDKKHNYRMVSDRYCDIAGLGHDEIIGLNDSQVLGEQFYKKLAPYYQRAFKGEHVEAEITLDETDLETSLHFSLSPVHEENEIRFVVFHAVDTSEKQILVRSLEESESKFAKLTQLLPDGLLLVEDDIIISANPASARLLGLNSPHELLGEELTRLFIDENSKKVFTHRISTLLSEKPFVCLTSARCGFERKVQLHADTTAILGSESQIILIQDADDAPKLLSSATNEDAHIDSLTKLYNRFGFTKRLEQLIKSQTPLLVFYLDIDNFKNINDSLGHHIGDKVIQEVSARLKRSLPNQAIIGHLGGDEFGIILPEPENTRMAEILSERIISLINQPFDLHHFSKRLACSIGSVRYPEDGQDARILLQNADTAMYEAKDRGRNRLIKFNDQMNKEARMRLWLEIELQKALQQNGLEVWYQPKVNARDFSINGAEALVRWKHPVEGYISPGAFIPVAERAGLIEHLGRVVMRDVFNTVKRWKLQGILPGRVAINLSPEQFGNPQLIDYMEKLLRTTELDPSCITFELTESAVMSDSEHTLQMLNAIKKLGFALSIDDFGTGYSSLSYLARFPIDELKIDRAFINDIDTLPKQVTVIENIINLGKSLDLTVVAEGVETHQQATLLSNLQCNSIQGFHFYRPQPKHEVEELFAQNRRHKN comes from the coding sequence ATGCCTTCCCAGCAATTACAACATTGGTTTGCAACGCTAACCTCAAATAGCCCTTTCTTTTTTGCCATTCTTGATAAGAAACACAATTATCGAATGGTAAGTGATCGCTATTGTGACATTGCAGGCTTAGGTCATGATGAAATCATCGGCCTTAACGACAGTCAGGTATTGGGAGAGCAGTTCTACAAAAAGCTCGCGCCCTACTATCAGCGTGCCTTCAAAGGCGAGCATGTCGAAGCAGAAATCACACTCGACGAAACCGATCTCGAAACCAGTTTGCACTTCAGTCTTTCTCCGGTTCACGAAGAAAACGAAATCCGTTTTGTGGTTTTTCATGCCGTCGATACATCAGAAAAACAAATTCTGGTTCGCTCTTTAGAAGAATCTGAAAGCAAGTTTGCCAAGCTCACCCAGCTCTTACCTGACGGTTTATTGCTTGTTGAAGATGACATTATCATCTCTGCAAACCCTGCTTCAGCTCGCTTACTGGGGTTAAACTCTCCCCACGAATTACTGGGTGAAGAGCTTACTCGCTTGTTCATTGATGAAAACAGCAAAAAGGTTTTCACCCATCGCATCAGCACGCTGTTATCAGAAAAGCCCTTTGTTTGTTTAACCAGCGCACGTTGTGGATTTGAACGTAAAGTCCAATTGCATGCGGACACTACGGCAATTCTTGGTAGCGAGTCCCAAATCATATTGATCCAAGACGCCGATGATGCGCCAAAACTACTCTCTTCTGCCACCAATGAAGACGCGCACATCGACTCCCTGACCAAGCTTTATAATCGTTTTGGCTTTACCAAACGCCTAGAACAATTGATCAAAAGCCAAACGCCACTGCTGGTTTTCTACCTCGATATCGATAACTTTAAGAATATCAATGACTCTCTTGGTCACCATATCGGCGACAAAGTAATTCAAGAAGTCTCCGCCCGCCTAAAACGTTCGTTACCAAATCAAGCTATCATTGGTCACTTAGGCGGTGACGAATTTGGCATCATCCTGCCTGAGCCAGAAAACACTCGCATGGCGGAGATTTTATCTGAACGCATTATCTCTCTGATCAATCAACCATTCGATCTGCATCATTTCAGTAAGCGCCTTGCGTGTTCTATTGGTAGCGTGCGCTATCCAGAAGATGGCCAAGACGCACGTATTCTGCTGCAAAATGCTGATACCGCGATGTACGAAGCGAAAGACCGAGGTCGTAACCGTCTGATTAAATTTAACGATCAGATGAATAAAGAAGCGCGCATGCGTTTATGGTTAGAGATTGAACTGCAAAAAGCACTGCAACAAAACGGCTTAGAAGTATGGTACCAACCAAAGGTCAACGCGCGTGACTTCAGCATTAACGGTGCAGAAGCACTAGTACGTTGGAAGCATCCCGTCGAAGGTTACATCAGCCCTGGCGCATTTATCCCCGTAGCTGAGCGTGCAGGCTTGATTGAACACCTTGGTCGCGTAGTGATGCGTGATGTGTTTAACACGGTAAAACGCTGGAAACTGCAAGGCATTTTGCCCGGACGTGTCGCGATCAACCTCTCTCCAGAACAGTTTGGCAACCCGCAATTGATCGACTATATGGAGAAGCTACTGCGCACTACCGAGCTTGACCCAAGCTGTATTACCTTCGAGCTAACCGAAAGTGCGGTAATGAGTGACAGTGAACACACACTGCAAATGCTTAACGCAATCAAAAAGCTTGGTTTTGCTCTGTCTATCGACGACTTCGGCACTGGTTATTCTTCACTGTCTTACTTGGCTCGCTTCCCAATCGATGAGTTGAAAATCGACCGCGCGTTTATCAACGACATCGACACCCTACCGAAACAAGTGACGGTGATTGAGAACATCATCAATCTCGGTAAGTCATTAGATTTAACCGTGGTTGCCGAAGGTGTGGAAACCCACCAGCAAGCGACACTGTTATCGAACCTACAATGTAACTCGATTCAAGGCTTCCATTTCTATCGCCCTCAACCAAAACATGAAGTTGAAGAGTTGTTTGCGCAAAACCGTCGTCATAAAAACTAA
- the ubiT gene encoding ubiquinone anaerobic biosynthesis accessory factor UbiT translates to MLNKIRSQLVKNAASILRSPVQLLPQTVQKKALLEGLKMVFKEALEDGDFEFLEDKWLKVAIKDLNLAWYISYQDEKLVVAEKPVQEDVSFSGNLNDLVLIAGRKEDPDTLFFQRRLSIEGDTELGLEVKNLMDSVDLEQLPKAMQVALNQLADFVQKGVQAPAQETGVANAYSN, encoded by the coding sequence GTGTTAAACAAGATTCGCAGTCAACTAGTAAAGAACGCAGCATCAATTTTGCGATCTCCAGTCCAGTTATTGCCACAAACTGTTCAGAAAAAAGCCTTGTTAGAAGGCCTAAAAATGGTGTTCAAAGAAGCCTTAGAAGATGGCGATTTTGAGTTCCTTGAAGACAAGTGGCTAAAAGTTGCGATTAAAGACTTGAACTTAGCATGGTATATCAGCTACCAAGATGAAAAGTTAGTGGTAGCAGAGAAACCGGTTCAGGAAGATGTGAGTTTTAGTGGTAACCTTAACGACCTAGTACTTATTGCTGGTCGTAAAGAAGACCCTGACACGCTGTTCTTCCAACGTCGTCTTTCTATTGAAGGTGACACCGAGCTAGGCTTGGAAGTGAAAAACCTGATGGACAGTGTCGACTTAGAGCAGTTACCAAAAGCAATGCAGGTTGCACTGAACCAACTGGCTGACTTTGTTCAAAAAGGCGTTCAAGCACCAGCACAAGAAACCGGAGTAGCGAATGCTTATTCGAACTGA
- a CDS encoding GNAT family N-acetyltransferase encodes MLIRTEAPADILTIDRLLKHAFPTEAEANLVMRLRENGKLTLSLVACTDEGEVIGHALFSPVTLNGEDLSWQGLAPLAVHEDYRRQGIAAEMIKEGFDSLRDFGYPVCVVLGEPEYYARQGFEAGEEMGFDCAWEVPQGAFRVAELVEGQCDDRSGRIDYSPEFSEL; translated from the coding sequence ATGCTTATTCGAACTGAAGCCCCAGCGGACATTCTGACCATTGACCGCCTATTGAAACATGCTTTCCCCACTGAGGCGGAAGCCAATCTAGTGATGCGCCTACGTGAAAACGGCAAGCTCACTTTGTCGTTGGTAGCATGTACAGATGAAGGTGAAGTCATTGGTCACGCATTGTTTAGTCCTGTGACGCTAAACGGTGAAGATTTGTCTTGGCAAGGGCTTGCACCACTGGCGGTACATGAAGACTACCGTCGTCAAGGTATTGCGGCTGAAATGATTAAAGAAGGTTTCGATTCTTTACGTGATTTTGGTTACCCAGTCTGTGTGGTATTAGGTGAGCCTGAATACTACGCTCGTCAAGGTTTTGAAGCCGGTGAAGAGATGGGTTTTGACTGTGCATGGGAAGTTCCACAAGGTGCATTCCGTGTCGCTGAATTAGTAGAAGGCCAGTGTGATGATCGTTCAGGTCGTATTGATTACTCACCAGAGTTTTCTGAGTTGTAG
- a CDS encoding DNA polymerase III subunit psi, with product MSINEKQYLHEMGISTWELTHPERLEGYQSPLLDLQSSCKLLLVSPMCPENETALMFERVLKSIQLSLADALYLEPSRVSSLGEHELEWVWFAGCEVDANVNAKQLTSPLLKDIDGNNEQRRALWQQICSYS from the coding sequence ATGTCAATTAACGAGAAACAATATTTACATGAAATGGGGATCAGCACATGGGAGCTGACTCACCCAGAAAGATTGGAAGGCTATCAGTCGCCATTATTGGATTTGCAAAGTTCTTGTAAACTCCTATTGGTATCGCCAATGTGTCCTGAAAACGAGACAGCTTTGATGTTTGAGCGTGTATTGAAGAGCATTCAGCTCTCGCTCGCCGATGCGCTGTATTTAGAACCGAGCCGAGTATCTTCTTTAGGCGAGCACGAGTTGGAGTGGGTATGGTTTGCTGGGTGTGAAGTAGATGCAAACGTTAATGCAAAACAACTGACCTCCCCACTACTGAAAGATATTGATGGCAACAACGAACAACGTCGCGCCTTGTGGCAGCAGATCTGTTCGTATTCGTAA
- the rimI gene encoding ribosomal protein S18-alanine N-acetyltransferase: MTIQITPMEAKHLDQVWQIEQQAHSHPWAESLVRDLSSRGACHHVMTEDHQVLGYFYAQNIVGEVTLLNIAIAPHQQGKGLGQKLLDAFLEYCEQAKAESAWLEVRESNHPAIHIYEQAGFNEVDRRYNYYPAKTGNGKEDAIIMSYLFLI, translated from the coding sequence GTGACGATTCAAATTACGCCGATGGAAGCTAAACACTTAGATCAAGTTTGGCAAATTGAGCAGCAAGCACATTCCCACCCTTGGGCTGAATCACTGGTTCGAGATTTATCGAGTCGAGGTGCTTGTCATCATGTGATGACGGAAGATCATCAAGTATTGGGTTACTTTTATGCGCAGAATATTGTGGGTGAAGTGACCTTACTCAACATCGCGATAGCACCGCACCAACAAGGAAAAGGCCTAGGTCAGAAGCTTTTGGATGCTTTCCTTGAATACTGTGAACAAGCAAAAGCAGAGAGCGCTTGGTTGGAAGTGCGTGAAAGTAACCATCCAGCTATTCATATTTATGAACAAGCGGGCTTTAATGAAGTGGATCGTCGTTACAATTATTACCCAGCCAAAACGGGCAATGGCAAAGAAGATGCCATCATTATGAGTTACTTATTTTTGATTTAG
- the prfC gene encoding peptide chain release factor 3 produces MSNPLFLGEVSKRRTFAIISHPDAGKTTITEKVLLFGNAIQKAGTVKGRGNAQHAKSDWMEMEKERGISVTTSVMQFPFNDCLVNLLDTPGHEDFSEDTYRTLTAVDSCLMVIDAAKGVEDRTRKLMEVTRLRDTPIVTFMNKLDRDVRDPMEVLDEVENELGMMCAPITWPIGCGKEFKGVYHIHRDETILYESGHGHEIQEVRIIKGLDNPELDEKVGESLAASVREELELVMGACPEFDQEAFLTGELTPVYFGTALGNFGVDHMLEGLTEWAPAPKTRQAVERDVEATEDKFSGFVFKIQANMDPKHRDRIAFMRIVSGTYTQGMKMNHVRLGKQVSISDAVTFMAGDRSRAEHAYAGDIIGLHNHGTIQIGDTFTQGEALKFSGIPNFAPELFRRIRLKDPLKQKQLLKGLVQLSEEGAVQVFRPLQNNDLIVGAVGVLQFDVVVARLKSEYNVEAIYEGVNVATARWVECGDAKKLDEFQRKNQTNLALDGGDNLTYIAPTMVNLNLARERFPDIDFRATREH; encoded by the coding sequence ATGTCAAATCCCCTTTTTTTAGGCGAAGTTTCTAAGCGTAGAACGTTCGCTATTATTTCTCACCCGGATGCGGGTAAAACCACCATTACTGAAAAAGTACTGTTATTCGGAAACGCAATCCAAAAAGCAGGTACGGTTAAAGGTCGTGGTAACGCACAACACGCAAAATCAGACTGGATGGAAATGGAAAAGGAACGTGGTATCTCGGTAACCACGTCTGTCATGCAGTTTCCTTTCAACGATTGTCTGGTTAACCTACTTGATACTCCTGGACACGAAGACTTCTCGGAAGATACATACCGCACACTTACGGCGGTTGACTCGTGCTTGATGGTTATCGATGCGGCGAAAGGTGTCGAGGATCGTACTCGTAAGTTGATGGAAGTTACTCGTCTGCGCGACACACCAATCGTAACTTTCATGAACAAACTTGACCGTGACGTTCGTGACCCAATGGAAGTATTGGATGAGGTTGAAAACGAATTGGGCATGATGTGTGCGCCAATCACGTGGCCAATTGGCTGTGGTAAAGAGTTTAAAGGCGTTTACCACATTCACCGTGACGAAACGATTCTGTACGAATCTGGCCACGGCCATGAGATCCAAGAAGTTCGCATCATCAAAGGCCTAGATAACCCTGAGCTTGACGAGAAAGTAGGTGAAAGCCTAGCCGCAAGCGTTCGTGAAGAACTTGAACTTGTTATGGGCGCTTGCCCTGAGTTTGACCAAGAAGCGTTCCTAACGGGTGAGCTAACGCCAGTTTACTTCGGTACAGCACTAGGTAACTTCGGTGTAGATCATATGCTAGAAGGTCTGACTGAATGGGCTCCAGCACCGAAGACTCGTCAAGCGGTTGAACGTGATGTTGAAGCGACAGAAGACAAGTTCTCAGGTTTTGTATTCAAAATTCAAGCAAACATGGATCCAAAACACCGCGACCGTATCGCATTTATGCGTATCGTTTCGGGTACTTACACACAAGGCATGAAGATGAACCACGTTCGTCTAGGCAAGCAAGTGAGTATCTCGGATGCGGTTACCTTCATGGCGGGTGACCGCTCTCGTGCAGAACACGCTTACGCGGGTGACATCATTGGTCTTCACAACCACGGTACGATTCAAATTGGTGATACGTTCACTCAAGGTGAAGCGTTGAAGTTCTCAGGTATTCCAAACTTCGCACCAGAACTGTTCCGTCGTATTCGTCTAAAAGATCCATTGAAACAGAAGCAGCTACTAAAAGGCTTGGTTCAGTTGTCTGAAGAAGGTGCGGTACAGGTATTCCGTCCACTACAAAACAACGATTTGATCGTTGGTGCGGTTGGTGTGCTTCAGTTTGACGTGGTTGTGGCTCGCTTGAAGTCAGAATACAACGTTGAAGCAATCTACGAAGGCGTTAACGTGGCAACGGCGCGTTGGGTTGAGTGTGGTGATGCGAAGAAACTGGATGAGTTCCAACGTAAGAACCAAACTAACCTAGCGTTGGATGGTGGCGACAACCTAACGTATATCGCACCAACCATGGTTAACTTAAACCTAGCGCGTGAGCGTTTCCCTGATATCGATTTCCGTGCGACTCGTGAGCACTAA
- a CDS encoding DUF5363 family protein, giving the protein MNWFKKGLKRYDDWCKEMGLTPDQKRSCVPYKQDPVHEDESAKKAEQEKANNETV; this is encoded by the coding sequence ATGAACTGGTTTAAGAAAGGACTCAAACGCTATGACGATTGGTGCAAAGAAATGGGTCTGACACCAGATCAAAAGCGCAGTTGTGTGCCGTATAAACAAGACCCAGTTCATGAAGACGAGTCTGCTAAAAAAGCAGAGCAAGAGAAAGCAAACAATGAAACTGTTTGA
- a CDS encoding TatD family hydrolase, whose amino-acid sequence MKLFDTHCHFDFDVFQQDFAHQVDLARKQGVERILIPSIGPSNWARIQELANQYSHLYYALGFHPYFLQQEFEQFVPELESLLSSRNRQCVAIGECGLDFAIEVPAELQEQALKLQFELAKRFELPVILHSRKAHNRLIQMVKAAKLPKGGVLHAFSGSYQQAMEWVRLGFLIGVGGTITYPRANKTRDAIQRLPLQHLVLETDAPDMPILGYQGEPNHPSKLIYVLNELSALHIENKQSIASQLWENSNSAFSICE is encoded by the coding sequence ATGAAACTGTTTGATACCCACTGCCATTTTGACTTTGACGTCTTTCAACAGGATTTTGCTCACCAAGTCGACCTCGCTCGTAAACAAGGGGTAGAGCGTATCTTGATTCCGTCTATCGGGCCGAGTAACTGGGCTCGTATTCAAGAGCTGGCCAATCAATACTCTCACCTTTATTACGCGCTGGGTTTTCATCCCTATTTTCTACAACAAGAGTTTGAGCAGTTTGTTCCTGAGCTAGAATCGCTGCTTTCCTCACGCAACCGACAATGCGTTGCGATAGGGGAGTGTGGTTTAGACTTTGCTATCGAGGTTCCCGCCGAGCTTCAAGAGCAGGCGCTCAAATTACAGTTCGAACTGGCAAAACGATTCGAACTACCCGTTATTTTACACAGCCGAAAAGCACACAATCGTCTCATCCAAATGGTCAAAGCCGCTAAGTTGCCGAAAGGTGGTGTGTTGCATGCTTTCTCTGGCAGTTATCAGCAGGCGATGGAATGGGTTCGATTAGGTTTTCTTATCGGAGTCGGAGGGACGATTACCTACCCAAGAGCGAACAAAACACGCGACGCGATTCAAAGGTTACCACTGCAACATCTTGTACTCGAAACCGATGCTCCAGATATGCCTATACTTGGCTATCAGGGCGAACCGAATCACCCTTCAAAACTCATTTATGTCTTAAATGAGCTGTCTGCGTTGCATATAGAAAACAAGCAATCGATTGCGTCTCAGCTGTGGGAAAATAGCAATTCTGCCTTCTCTATATGTGAATAA